A DNA window from Arachis duranensis cultivar V14167 chromosome 3, aradu.V14167.gnm2.J7QH, whole genome shotgun sequence contains the following coding sequences:
- the LOC107477571 gene encoding signal recognition particle 14 kDa protein isoform X1, producing the protein MVLLQLDPFLNELTSMFERSTETGSVWVTLKRSTLKSKAVRNKMATAGEAIEYRCLIRATNGKKTISTSVGAKDHQRFQASYATILKAHMTSLKKRERKEKKKSAEADKREGTSKRPKKS; encoded by the exons ATG GTTCTTCTACAGCTAGATCCGTTTCTCAATGAACTCACCAGCATGTTCGAGCGAAGCACTGAGACGGGCTCTGTTTGGGTTACACTTAAACGAT CAACCTTGAAGTCTAAAGCCGTTAGGAATAAAATGGCAACTGCTGGTGAAGCAATTGAGTATAGATGCCTTATCCGTGCCACCAATGGGAAAAAGACAATCTCTACTTCG GTTGGAGCAAAGGATCACCAGCGCTTTCAAGCTTCTTATGCAACTATATTGAAGGCTCACATGACTTCcctgaagaagagagaaaggaaggaaaagaagaaatcCGCAGAGGCTGATAAGAGAGAAGGCACTTCAAAGAGGCCTAAGAAATCTTAA
- the LOC107477572 gene encoding protein EXORDIUM-like 3 — protein sequence MNTAVHSNVAILVLVVLFAADPAAAWRPWPQNANRMNVSDYAFGDSKKYEGSSEFVKLRYHMGPVLTTNITVHTIWYGRWERNQKKIIREFINSISAVNSPRPSVAAWWRTVQLYTDQTGANISKSVRLGQEKNDRFYSHGKSLTRLSIQSVIKSAITARTKPLPINPRSGLYLLLTADDVYVQDFCTSVCGFHYFTFPSLVGYTLPYAWVGNSEKLCPGQCAYPFAVPAYIPNMKPFKSPNGDVGVDGMISVIGHEMAELATNPLANAWYAGQDPTFPVEIADLCEGIYGTGGGGSYTGQVLDAHDGATYNMNGIRRKYLVQWVWSHVLNYCTGPNALDH from the coding sequence atgaacACGGCGGTTCACTCCAATGTCGCCATCTTGGTGTTGGTGGTTCTGTTCGCGGCGGATCCGGCGGCGGCGTGGAGGCCGTGGCCGCAGAACGCCAACAGAATGAACGTCTCCGATTACGCATTCGGCGACTCAAAGAAGTACGAAGGTTCATCGGAGTTCGTGAAGCTCCGGTACCACATGGGCCCCGTCCTCACCACCAACATCACGGTGCACACAATCTGGTACGGCCGCTGGGAGCGCAACCAGAAGAAGATCATCCGCGAGTTCATCAACTCGATCTCCGCCGTGAACTCCCCTCGCCCCTCCGTGGCGGCGTGGTGGCGCACCGTCCAACTCTACACGGACCAAACCGGCGCCAACATCTCAAAATCCGTTCGGCTCGGCCAGGAGAAGAACGACCGGTTCTACTCCCATGGCAAGTCCCTGACGCGGCTGTCGATCCAGTCCGTCATCAAGAGCGCGATAACCGCCAGAACTAAACCGTTACCGATCAACCCTCGCAGCGGACTGTACCTCCTCCTAACCGCGGATGACGTTTACGTTCAAGATTTCTGCACGTCAGTGTGCGGTTTCCACTACTTCACTTTCCCCTCTTTGGTTGGTTACACGCTTCCATATGCTTGGGTTGGAAACTCCGAGAAGCTCTGCCCCGGGCAGTGTGCCTACCCGTTCGCCGTGCCCGCCTACATTCCCAACATGAAACCGTTTAAGTCCCCGAACGGCGACGTTGGAGTCGACGGAATGATCAGCGTGATCGGACATGAGATGGCGGAGCTTGCAACGAACCCGTTAGCTAATGCTTGGTATGCGGGTCAGGACCCGACGTTCCCCGTTGAGATTGCGGATCTCTGCGAGGGGATCTACGGTACTGGAGGGGGAGGATCTTACACGGGTCAGGTATTGGACGCTCACGATGGTGCCACGTATAACATGAATGGCATCAGGCGTAAGTATCTGGTTCAGTGGGTGTGGAGCCACGTTCTGAATTACTGTACTGGCCCTAATGCTCTTGATCACTGA
- the LOC107477569 gene encoding LOW QUALITY PROTEIN: protein LPA2 (The sequence of the model RefSeq protein was modified relative to this genomic sequence to represent the inferred CDS: substituted 4 bases at 4 genomic stop codons) produces the protein MALQSQFLCSFFSGKVGDAHSVPLFPGPSQYTFRIRSQKASDSDEDPAPSSKKGFGSSNSNESAAAVSTSSSKKKQKKGRRERASIIRRTPLEKPAFVSQEDKAEAKEQSKNESAFILAWLGFGLVILVEGISLKIETXYVXXLCNIISCSQFXCTGFLPEEWDKLFVKYLYPSFTPTVFLFVAGAVAYGVFKYLQNENITQQK, from the coding sequence ATGGCGCTACAATCCCAGTTTTTATGTTCCTTCTTCAGCGGCAAAGTTGGAGATGCACACAGTGTTCCATTGTTTCCCGGTCCCAGCCAGTACACTTTCAGAATCAGATcgcagaaagcttctgattctGATGAGGATCCGGCTCCGTCCAGCAAGAAAGGATTCGGGTCATCGAATTCCAATGAGAGTGCTGCAGCAGTATCAACAAGCAGCAgtaagaagaagcagaagaaggGTCGAAGAGAAAGAGCCTCCATAATTCGAAGGACTCCACTGGAAAAGCCCGCGTTTGTGTCTCAAGAGGATAAAGCTGAAGCGAAGGAGCAGAGCAAGAACGAAAGCGCTTTCATTCTAGCCTGGCTTGGTTTTGGTCTTGTCATTCTTGTTGAGGGCATCTCTCTTAAAATTGAAACTTAGTATGTCTAATAATTATGTAATATAATATCCTGCTCTCAATTTTGATGTACAGGGTTCCTGCCAGAAGAGTGGGACAAGTTGTTTGTGAAGTATCTTTATCCGTCCTTCACGCCTACGGTTTTCTTGTTTGTTGCGGGAGCAGTTGCATATGGAGTGTTTAAATATCTGCAGAATGAGAATATCACACAACAGAAATAA
- the LOC107477571 gene encoding signal recognition particle 14 kDa protein isoform X2 — protein sequence MNSPACSSEALRRALFGLHLNDVSTLKSKAVRNKMATAGEAIEYRCLIRATNGKKTISTSVGAKDHQRFQASYATILKAHMTSLKKRERKEKKKSAEADKREGTSKRPKKS from the exons ATGAACTCACCAGCATGTTCGAGCGAAGCACTGAGACGGGCTCTGTTTGGGTTACACTTAAACGATGTGT CAACCTTGAAGTCTAAAGCCGTTAGGAATAAAATGGCAACTGCTGGTGAAGCAATTGAGTATAGATGCCTTATCCGTGCCACCAATGGGAAAAAGACAATCTCTACTTCG GTTGGAGCAAAGGATCACCAGCGCTTTCAAGCTTCTTATGCAACTATATTGAAGGCTCACATGACTTCcctgaagaagagagaaaggaaggaaaagaagaaatcCGCAGAGGCTGATAAGAGAGAAGGCACTTCAAAGAGGCCTAAGAAATCTTAA